One window of the Gambusia affinis linkage group LG13, SWU_Gaff_1.0, whole genome shotgun sequence genome contains the following:
- the cutc gene encoding copper homeostasis protein cutC homolog isoform X2, with product MERKWEDIFFYLSQRSFPEEFRKAQKQNLRRYATKFTLKEGELYFGSRKVVKTKEEAKELFKEFHISPTGSHMGIVKTRSAMCTKFYWHGMSVDVDKWVAECDNCQRVGRPLAYGRKRKYVKRSLVLKFIMAQSILLEVCVDSVESAVNAERGGAGRLELCSSLMEGGLTPSLGLLQVVKQYIKIPVYVMIRPRGGDFLYSDQEVEVMKKDIELMKTQGADGVVVGALTETGGVDAGLCMELIAAARPLPLTFHRAFDMTYDPAVALETLISLGFERVLTSGCDSSALEGLPVIKRLIDQAKGRIIVMPGGGITERNLQRILEGSGAEEFHCSARSSRDSAMKFRNTSVTMGATMSAPEYSLKVADTSKVRSLNAITKNTL from the exons atggaaagaaagtGGGAAGACATTTTCTTCTACCTTTCCCAACGATCCTTCCCAGAGGAGTTTCGGAAAGCTCAGAAGCAAAACCTCAGGAGATATGCCACCAAATTCACATTGAAGG aaGGAGAACTTTACTTTGGAAGCAGAAAGGTTGTTAAGACCAAGGAGGAGGCAAAGGAACTTTTTAAAGAGTTTCACATTTCTCCAACTGGTTCTCACATGGGAATTGTGAAAACAAGGTCGGCTATGTGCACCAAGTTTTACTGGCATGGCATGTCTGTGGATGTGGACAAATGG gTTGCAGAGTGTGATAACTGCCAAAGGGTTGGCAGACCTTTGGCTTATGGTAGGAAACGCAAATATGTTAAG CGTTCCCTTGTCCTGAAATTCATAATGGCACAGAGCATTTTATTGGAGGTGTGCGTGGATTCCGTGGAGTCTGCTGTCAACGCTGAGCGAGGAG gTGCTGGTCGACTGGAGTTGTGTTCAAGTCTTATGGAGGGAGGTCTCACTCCCAGTCTCG gtcTTCTACAGGTGGTTAAGCAGTATATCAAAATTCCGGTCTACGTAATGATACGGCCTCGAGGTGGGGACTTCCTTTATTCTGATCAAGAAGTGGAAGTGATGAAGAAGGACATCGAGCTGATGAAGACGCAGGGAGCAGATGGCGTAGTGGTAGGCGCCTTGACAGAGACTGGAGGGGTGGATGCAGGTCTCTGCATGGAGCTGATAG CTGCTGCTCGTCCTCTGCCTTTGACCTTCCATCGAG CTTTTGACATGACCTACGACCCAGCAGTTGCTCTGGAGACTCTGATATCGTTAGGATTCGAGAGAGTGCTGACAAGTGGCTGCGACAGCTCGGCTTTGGAGGGGCTGCCCGTTATTAAACGGCTCATTGATCAA GCCAAAGGGAGAATAATTGTAATGCCAG GTGGTGGTATTACAGAGAGGAACCTGCAGAGAATACTGGAGGGCTCTGGAGCCGAGGAGTTTCACTGCTCAGCTCGCTCCAGCAGAGACTCTGCAATGAAATTCAG GAACACCAGTGTAACGATGGGAGCTACGATGTCAGCGCCTGAGTACAGCCTGAAGGTGGCAGATACCAGCAAAGTCCGGAGTCTGAACGCAATCACCAAAAATACCTTGTGA
- the cutc gene encoding copper homeostasis protein cutC homolog isoform X1 encodes MASHFNIKLTSQHYVPGVSFQSTGILTSRVFLSTQLEQMERKWEDIFFYLSQRSFPEEFRKAQKQNLRRYATKFTLKEGELYFGSRKVVKTKEEAKELFKEFHISPTGSHMGIVKTRSAMCTKFYWHGMSVDVDKWVAECDNCQRVGRPLAYGRKRKYVKRSLVLKFIMAQSILLEVCVDSVESAVNAERGGAGRLELCSSLMEGGLTPSLGLLQVVKQYIKIPVYVMIRPRGGDFLYSDQEVEVMKKDIELMKTQGADGVVVGALTETGGVDAGLCMELIAAARPLPLTFHRAFDMTYDPAVALETLISLGFERVLTSGCDSSALEGLPVIKRLIDQAKGRIIVMPGGGITERNLQRILEGSGAEEFHCSARSSRDSAMKFRNTSVTMGATMSAPEYSLKVADTSKVRSLNAITKNTL; translated from the exons ATGGCAagccattttaacataaaattgaCTTCACAGCACTACGTTCCAG GAGTGTCTTTCCAATCCACTGGGATCCTGACCTCTCGGGTGTTTTTGTCTACTCAGCTGGAGCAA atggaaagaaagtGGGAAGACATTTTCTTCTACCTTTCCCAACGATCCTTCCCAGAGGAGTTTCGGAAAGCTCAGAAGCAAAACCTCAGGAGATATGCCACCAAATTCACATTGAAGG aaGGAGAACTTTACTTTGGAAGCAGAAAGGTTGTTAAGACCAAGGAGGAGGCAAAGGAACTTTTTAAAGAGTTTCACATTTCTCCAACTGGTTCTCACATGGGAATTGTGAAAACAAGGTCGGCTATGTGCACCAAGTTTTACTGGCATGGCATGTCTGTGGATGTGGACAAATGG gTTGCAGAGTGTGATAACTGCCAAAGGGTTGGCAGACCTTTGGCTTATGGTAGGAAACGCAAATATGTTAAG CGTTCCCTTGTCCTGAAATTCATAATGGCACAGAGCATTTTATTGGAGGTGTGCGTGGATTCCGTGGAGTCTGCTGTCAACGCTGAGCGAGGAG gTGCTGGTCGACTGGAGTTGTGTTCAAGTCTTATGGAGGGAGGTCTCACTCCCAGTCTCG gtcTTCTACAGGTGGTTAAGCAGTATATCAAAATTCCGGTCTACGTAATGATACGGCCTCGAGGTGGGGACTTCCTTTATTCTGATCAAGAAGTGGAAGTGATGAAGAAGGACATCGAGCTGATGAAGACGCAGGGAGCAGATGGCGTAGTGGTAGGCGCCTTGACAGAGACTGGAGGGGTGGATGCAGGTCTCTGCATGGAGCTGATAG CTGCTGCTCGTCCTCTGCCTTTGACCTTCCATCGAG CTTTTGACATGACCTACGACCCAGCAGTTGCTCTGGAGACTCTGATATCGTTAGGATTCGAGAGAGTGCTGACAAGTGGCTGCGACAGCTCGGCTTTGGAGGGGCTGCCCGTTATTAAACGGCTCATTGATCAA GCCAAAGGGAGAATAATTGTAATGCCAG GTGGTGGTATTACAGAGAGGAACCTGCAGAGAATACTGGAGGGCTCTGGAGCCGAGGAGTTTCACTGCTCAGCTCGCTCCAGCAGAGACTCTGCAATGAAATTCAG GAACACCAGTGTAACGATGGGAGCTACGATGTCAGCGCCTGAGTACAGCCTGAAGGTGGCAGATACCAGCAAAGTCCGGAGTCTGAACGCAATCACCAAAAATACCTTGTGA
- the cutc gene encoding copper homeostasis protein cutC homolog isoform X4 has protein sequence MAQSILLEVCVDSVESAVNAERGGAGRLELCSSLMEGGLTPSLGLLQVVKQYIKIPVYVMIRPRGGDFLYSDQEVEVMKKDIELMKTQGADGVVVGALTETGGVDAGLCMELIAAARPLPLTFHRAFDMTYDPAVALETLISLGFERVLTSGCDSSALEGLPVIKRLIDQAKGRIIVMPGGGITERNLQRILEGSGAEEFHCSARSSRDSAMKFRNTSVTMGATMSAPEYSLKVADTSKVRSLNAITKNTL, from the exons ATGGCACAGAGCATTTTATTGGAGGTGTGCGTGGATTCCGTGGAGTCTGCTGTCAACGCTGAGCGAGGAG gTGCTGGTCGACTGGAGTTGTGTTCAAGTCTTATGGAGGGAGGTCTCACTCCCAGTCTCG gtcTTCTACAGGTGGTTAAGCAGTATATCAAAATTCCGGTCTACGTAATGATACGGCCTCGAGGTGGGGACTTCCTTTATTCTGATCAAGAAGTGGAAGTGATGAAGAAGGACATCGAGCTGATGAAGACGCAGGGAGCAGATGGCGTAGTGGTAGGCGCCTTGACAGAGACTGGAGGGGTGGATGCAGGTCTCTGCATGGAGCTGATAG CTGCTGCTCGTCCTCTGCCTTTGACCTTCCATCGAG CTTTTGACATGACCTACGACCCAGCAGTTGCTCTGGAGACTCTGATATCGTTAGGATTCGAGAGAGTGCTGACAAGTGGCTGCGACAGCTCGGCTTTGGAGGGGCTGCCCGTTATTAAACGGCTCATTGATCAA GCCAAAGGGAGAATAATTGTAATGCCAG GTGGTGGTATTACAGAGAGGAACCTGCAGAGAATACTGGAGGGCTCTGGAGCCGAGGAGTTTCACTGCTCAGCTCGCTCCAGCAGAGACTCTGCAATGAAATTCAG GAACACCAGTGTAACGATGGGAGCTACGATGTCAGCGCCTGAGTACAGCCTGAAGGTGGCAGATACCAGCAAAGTCCGGAGTCTGAACGCAATCACCAAAAATACCTTGTGA
- the cutc gene encoding copper homeostasis protein cutC homolog isoform X3 produces the protein MASHFNIKLTSQHYVPGVSFQSTGILTSRVFLSTQLEQMERKWEDIFFYLSQRSFPEEFRKAQKQNLRRYATKFTLKEGELYFGSRKVVKTKEEAKELFKEFHISPTGSHMGIVKTRSAMCTKFYWHGMSVDVDKWVAECDNCQRVGRPLAYGRKRKYVKRSLVLKFIMAQSILLEVCVDSVESAVNAERGGAGRLELCSSLMEGGLTPSLGLLQVVKQYIKIPVYVMIRPRGGDFLYSDQEVEVMKKDIELMKTQGADGVVVGALTETGGVDAGLCMELIAAARPLPLTFHRAFDMTYDPAVALETLISLGFERVLTSGCDSSALEGLPVIKRLIDQVVVLQRGTCREYWRALEPRSFTAQLAPAETLQ, from the exons ATGGCAagccattttaacataaaattgaCTTCACAGCACTACGTTCCAG GAGTGTCTTTCCAATCCACTGGGATCCTGACCTCTCGGGTGTTTTTGTCTACTCAGCTGGAGCAA atggaaagaaagtGGGAAGACATTTTCTTCTACCTTTCCCAACGATCCTTCCCAGAGGAGTTTCGGAAAGCTCAGAAGCAAAACCTCAGGAGATATGCCACCAAATTCACATTGAAGG aaGGAGAACTTTACTTTGGAAGCAGAAAGGTTGTTAAGACCAAGGAGGAGGCAAAGGAACTTTTTAAAGAGTTTCACATTTCTCCAACTGGTTCTCACATGGGAATTGTGAAAACAAGGTCGGCTATGTGCACCAAGTTTTACTGGCATGGCATGTCTGTGGATGTGGACAAATGG gTTGCAGAGTGTGATAACTGCCAAAGGGTTGGCAGACCTTTGGCTTATGGTAGGAAACGCAAATATGTTAAG CGTTCCCTTGTCCTGAAATTCATAATGGCACAGAGCATTTTATTGGAGGTGTGCGTGGATTCCGTGGAGTCTGCTGTCAACGCTGAGCGAGGAG gTGCTGGTCGACTGGAGTTGTGTTCAAGTCTTATGGAGGGAGGTCTCACTCCCAGTCTCG gtcTTCTACAGGTGGTTAAGCAGTATATCAAAATTCCGGTCTACGTAATGATACGGCCTCGAGGTGGGGACTTCCTTTATTCTGATCAAGAAGTGGAAGTGATGAAGAAGGACATCGAGCTGATGAAGACGCAGGGAGCAGATGGCGTAGTGGTAGGCGCCTTGACAGAGACTGGAGGGGTGGATGCAGGTCTCTGCATGGAGCTGATAG CTGCTGCTCGTCCTCTGCCTTTGACCTTCCATCGAG CTTTTGACATGACCTACGACCCAGCAGTTGCTCTGGAGACTCTGATATCGTTAGGATTCGAGAGAGTGCTGACAAGTGGCTGCGACAGCTCGGCTTTGGAGGGGCTGCCCGTTATTAAACGGCTCATTGATCAA GTGGTGGTATTACAGAGAGGAACCTGCAGAGAATACTGGAGGGCTCTGGAGCCGAGGAGTTTCACTGCTCAGCTCGCTCCAGCAGAGACTCTGCAATGA
- the LOC122842290 gene encoding cytochrome c oxidase assembly protein COX15 homolog — protein sequence MLLSKLRTTIFCGCRYAGKGFQQNSHQRPQLRQWLVRRNQSTITVEAGPPSTPAAVSVPNAATNRIVGRWLLGCSGLVVGAVVLGGVTRLTESGLSMVDWHLVREMKPPQSEAEWEAEFSKYKQFPEFKILNHEMTLPEFKFIFYMEWGHRMWGRLVGLAYILPAAYFWKKGYFTRSMKGKVLGLCGFVFFQGLLGWYMVKSGLEEKADSHDVPRVSQYRLCAHLGSALVLYCASLWTGLTLMLPANKMADSKRLMQLRRFAKGTGGLVFLTALSGAFVAGLDAGLVYNSFPKMADKWIPDDILAFSPALKNIFENPTTVQFDHRILGIGSLTAITGLYLFSRRMMLPRRAKIAIGLLAAMAYTQVALGISTLLLYVPTPLAATHQSGSVALLTFAIWVLAELRKMPK from the exons ATGCTACTCTCAAAGTTACGGActacaatattttgtggttgCAGATATGCTGGGAAGGGTTTTCAACAAAACAGC CATCAGCGTCCACAGCTGCGACAATGGCTTGTGAGGAGAAACCAGAGCACTATCACTGTAGAAGCAGGGCCTCCCTCCACCCCAGCAGCAGTATCTGTACCCAACGCAGCAACAAACCGCATAGTGGGTCGCTGGTTGCTCGGCTGCAGTGGGCTTGTAGTTGGAGCAGTGGTTTTGGGTGGTGTCACAAG gcTAACAGAGTCTGGACTCTCAATGGTTGACTGGCATCTTGTGAGAGAGATGAAACCACCTCAGTCTGAGGCCGAGTGGGAGGCTGAGTTTTCCAAGTACAAACAGTTTCCAGAGTTCAAAAT cctcAACCATGAGATGACTCTGCCTGAGTTTAAGTTCATCTTCTACATGGAGTGGGGTCATCGCATGTGGGGCAGGCTTGTTGGACTAGCATACATCCTGCCTGCCGCGTACTTCTGGAAAAAAGGATACTTCACACGTTCCATGAAGGGAAAAGTGCTGGGGCTGTGTGGATTTGTGTTCTTCCAG GGCCTTCTGGGCTGGTACATGGTAAAAAGTGGGCTGGAGGAAAAGGCTGACTCTCACGATGTCCCGCGGGTCAGCCAGTACCGTCTGTGTGCTCATCTGGGTTCTGCCCTGGTGCTTTACTGTGCTAGCCTCTGGACCGGGCTTACTCTGATGCTGCCTGCAAATAAG ATGGCAGACTCTAAACGTCTCATGCAGCTCAGAAGGTTTGCAAAGGGAACGGGTGGACTGGTCTTCCTAACTGCTCTCTCAG gtgcCTTTGTTGCTGGTTTGGATGCTGGCCTGGTGTATAACTCATTCCCTAAGATGGCAGATAAATGGATTCCTGATGACATATTGGCCTTCTCTCCGGCGCTTAAGAACATCTTTGAGAATCCCACTACAGTGCAGTTTGACCACAGAATTTTG gGGATTGGCTCTCTGACAGCAATCACCGGCCTTTATCTGTTCTCAAGGAGGATGATGCTACCCAGAAGGGCTAAGATCGCCATCGGTCTGCTTGCAGCAATGGCTTATACACAG GTAGCACTCGGTATCAGCACACTTCTACTGTATGTTCCAACTCCATTGGCAGCAACTCACCAGTCTGGATCTGTCGCTCTTCTGACTTTTGCCATTTGGGTTCTGGCTGAACTTCGTAAAATGCCAAAGTAA
- the LOC122842291 gene encoding Kv channel-interacting protein 2 isoform X1 — MKQKNRAQSLSESRELDGSYDQLTGNPSPSQSKKTIKQRFLKLLPCCTPSTTPSISQNSVEDDFELSTVCHRPESMDKLEEQTKFTKKELQVLYRGFKNECPSGVVNEENFKNIYSQFFPQGDSSMYAHFLFEAFDTNKNGSVSFEDFVFGLSIILRGTINDRLNWAFNLYDLNKDGCITKEEMLDIMKSIYDMMGKYTYPTMMDDAPREHVESFFQKMDQNRDGVVTIDEFIDSCKKDENIMQSMELFDNVI; from the exons GTAACCCCTCCCCCagtcaaagcaaaaaaaccATAAAGCAGCGATTCCTCAAGCTGCTGCCGTGCTGCACGCCCTCGACCACTCCCTCAATCAGTCAAA ACAGTGTAGAAGATGACTTTGAGTTGTCCACTGTGTGCCATCGCCCTGAGAGCATGGACAAGCTGGAAGAGCAGACAAAGTTCACCAAGAAGGAGTTGCAGGTCCTCTACAGGGGCTTCAAAAAT gAGTGTCCGAGTGGAGTGGTGAATGAGgagaactttaaaaacatttactccCAGTTCTTTCCTCAGGGAG ATTCGAGTATGTATGCACATTTCCTGTTTGAAGCCTTCGACACCAACAAGAATGGCTCCGTTAGTTTCGAG GACTTTGTTTTTGGTCTGTCAATCATCTTGAGAGGGACTATTAATGACCGGCTAAACTGGGCTTTTAACCTATATGACCTGAACAAGGATGGCTGCATTACCAAAGAG GAAATGCTAGACATCATGAAGTCTATTTATGACATGATGGGAAAATACACGTACCCCACTATGATGGACGATGCTCCAAGAGAACACGTGGAGAGTTTCTTTCAG aaaatggaCCAGAATAGAGATGGGGTGGTCACCATAGATGAATTTATTGATTCATGTAAAAAG GATGAGAACATCATGCAGTCCATGGAGCTGTTTGACAATGTCATCTAA